The Chanos chanos chromosome 9, fChaCha1.1, whole genome shotgun sequence genome includes the window CGACGGAGACAGAGGCCATTTCTTAATATGGAGTAGGTCAAGTATGGACCCCAGTTTTTGGCAGCTCGAACTTGCCATATCTATTGGTGCCTTGCCTTGCGCCATGTTTGTTAGTGCCATTCCCCCTCTCTATGTCACAACTCGGCAACTAGGGAATCATAGAAAAATTCGAGGCCGTTTCTCAATATTCTATCGtctctgtacttgcgttcttgtggacttgtgaaacatcatcagtcactgCCAAAGTCgtgttccaattcaaagttcgcatctagccaagtacagaAGAAATACCCAGATGTGTCCTTGATtcatgggttttatcaaggatgcatcaggactTGGGtcgtcaagtttcccagaatgcatttcacacaatgTAACGGCAATGGCGGCAGAGGAACTACTACATAAGtatagtttttaagatttttcaagTGAGAAAATAATTTTCCTGATATTGAATATGGGTCGATAAATATAGCACCTCCTTTAAATGTTCGGATATGTGACATCTGCTAGTGGACCAAGCTAGCTCTAGCTGAGTTGTGATGTCAGCAAGAACGCTACTCTTCCAAATGTAGATTGGGCATACTACATCCTCCCGTCATCACGAGTCTGGACTCCTGAGTTGAACTTGCTAGGTATGAACTCCCAAGAATGGGAGTCCATACTTGATGTACTtcgtattgagaaacggctcGGGTTTCCCACTACTTTCCGACTTTGACCATTCATGCGCTTGGAACTCATAATTACGATATTTCCATTAGCACATGAAGGCCACAACAGTTGCGAAGTCAACTCGGCTTTTGAATGTTAAAAATCCAGACAGAATTGGACAGATTCGTGAGAAATGGTGTTGTACCTTTGAGAAATGCCCATAACATTAAACTGATACGCGTTTGATATTCTctggagttttcatttagtgttggtaaaaaagaaaagaaatcgcCTGACACTGTCCCGTTGGTCCTGTCAAAATGTGGGGAGTCTGCAAGCCCAACCGGGTTCAGCTAAACTTTGATTCGACAATTGGTCATTTGGGGAGTAGAGGGATAGAGGGATTAGATTGTCAGCCTGCTGTCAAGCaaaaaataacatgttttatgAGAATAAACAGCCATGGTTTACTTCATAGGCTGTGTActtgtgttattacattatctgggtcacaaaacagtgaaataaccaAAGATATATCCtgggattcattcaaaactttaaaataataagtaaataaaatattttttaaatttgaccGAAAGAAGCAATTGTTAATCATAATTATTTCTGAGACAATTAATTGTACGGCAACATTTGGAATTGTAACAGCTCTAGCTGTCAATAGCTGTCAATTACCAGACCAGTTAGGGCAGGTCAGGCCTCATGCATACCATAGAGACTGCAGTGCCTGGGTGTTCTGCTGCCACCTACAGACGAGGAGTATTGAGTTTAAAAACCCATACTGTCTGAAATCTGAATTTTAATAATCTGACACTGTAATACAATGTAGCATGAAGGTTAAATCACAACATTTAGCTCAATCAGTGTTTTTCTACACCCCTATGATGTAAATACTTACTTCAGAGAATGTCATATTGTAGCTCTGATGACTTGACCATTTACTGGTAGCTTTAGTGCTggagtgaatgtggtgtgttaACATTGAAGACTGGccatatgtctgtttgttttttactctgTAACAGCTGAGAATCACTGTCTGGTCCCTTTGCAACAAATCAGTGTCGTATATCAAGTATCCTAAAGCCTGTCAGAAAGGTAAGtaatattgtctgtgtgtgtgtgtttgcgtgtgttgtCCATATTCAGAGATTACCATTAGATGAGTATGAGGGAATGCAGGGACATTTGAGGACAAcatttgcatgcgtgtgtttgtgtgtgtgtgtgtgttacccatATGCATAGCATACAATTAGATTATCAATGGACAATGTAGGGACAtttgaggactgtgtgtgtgctatagGTCAAAGGAGAGTAGAGGATAGAGTCATACTGACCCTggctgtgtgtttaggtgtAACCTTAGCCATGGTTCTGACAGCTGTCATGCCCAGTCAGTTCCTCATGGCTCTCGTAtcccatctgtttgttttcagtgaaacaggTCCTGGGCATCCACACTTTCTAACACAATCATGAAATAATGATCAGACTTCAGTTACTGTTGAACAATTTCAAATCTACCTGAGGCTTAGATATCTCAAATAACTATTTTCACTGTGTACACTTGTATGCCAAGCAAAACTTTCTTACCTGCATCTCCTGCACAGATATTTTTCATCCCTTACTTGACAAACTAAAAGAACCCAAATCATTAGTTTCAGCCTTTTTATCTGGTCTGTAAACTTAGATACATGATTAAGGCTGATGtagatgttttatgttttgcagagagttatgttttttttatgaatctCTGCTTTTTCAGGGATGGACTTCAGCTCTGATGGACGCTACATGGCCCTGGCGGAGAGACGTGACTGCAAAGACTtcattagtgtgtttgtgtgtgatgactggCATCTTCTTAGGGTGGGTATTGTCCAGCGTATCACCCTTACTCACCTGTCCACTCAGGTCTGTGTAACCCTTACTCACCTGTCCACTCAGGTCTGTGTAACCCTTACTCACCTGTCCACTCAGGTCTGTGTAACCCTTACTCAGCTGTCTGCTCAGGTCTGTGTAACCCTTACTCACCTGTCCACTCAGGTCTGTTTAACCCTTACTCACCTGTCTGCTCAGGTCTGTGTAACCCTTACTCACCTGTCCACTCAGGTCTGTGTAACCCTTACTCACCTGTCAACTCAGGTCTGTGTAACCCTTACTCACCTGTCTGCTCAGGTTTGTGTAACCCTTACTCACCTGTCAACTCAGGTCTGTGTAACCCTTACTCACCTGTCCACTCAGGTCTGTGTAACCCTTACTCACCTGTCCACTCAGGTCTGTGTAACCCTTACTCACCTGTCAACTCAGGTCTGTGTAACCCTTACTCACCTGCCCACTCAGGTCTGTGTAACCCTTACTCACCTGTCCACTCAGGTCTGTGTAACCCTTACTCACCTGTCCACTCAGGTCTGTGTAACCCTTACTCACCTGTCCACTCAGGTCTGTGTAACCCTTACTCACCTGTCCACTCAGGTCTGTGTAACCCTTTCTCACCTGTCCACTCAGGTTTGTGTAACCCTTACTCACCTGTCAACTCAGGTCTGTTTAACCCTTACTCACCTGTCTGCTCAGGTCTGTGTAACCCTTACTCACCTGTCCACTCAGGTTTGTGTAACCCTTACTTACCTGTCCACTTGGGTCTGTGTAACCCTTACTAATAGAGCACATAAGTGTCAAGCCCTGTCAGTTAATGCATCAAGGAGTGTAGCCCACTGTCGTGGTAAGGGGAGTGAGTAATTTAACCACATGTCCATTTGCAGTATCTGGAGATGCATGTGCATCTGAGAAAAGTTGATGTGCTAGGTAAATCACAGCCCCAAAATGAGCATATGAGACAAGTCCACGTTCTGATCTACTTGTGTGCTTGACTTCATGTGATATCAGGTCAATCTGTGAGGGGCAGTCCCAGCTACCAGCTGCTAGGGcaagtgtgaactgtgagaGTGGCAGGGGTATTGCTTGACTAAGACATATGTGTGTTATATTCTAATCTGCCTGAAGACATGACTGATTtagttgctgttgttttctctgtctttatgctGAGTTTTATGTACCCTGACCTGTCTCCTAAAGGGCATTCCCATGACTGACCACATTCGCACTCACTGTTTATTTGTTACTGTCCTCTGTCAACAGACAATGTAGAAGTTATGGTCTCCATTAAAGACTCTTTGTCAGTTTCTCAGGCCTGGATCCCCTGAGGCATATTCCCTGGCCCGAGAGGAGTGTTCAGTTACTGCGTCTTTCACCAGACACAGAATGCTCATGAAATGTGCTACAACAAATACATAGAAATGCTGAGAAAGGATTTCACTGGGAACGGTGTTAAGTTTGTGTGAGGTCTTAGATGTCCTTACACTCATTCCCGTTTGCATTCCGTTCTGTTGTAGCATTTTGAAACTGAGACACAGGACTTGGCTGGGGTTGAATGGTCTCCAAACTGCTGTGTGCTAGCGGTTTGGGATTCTTGTCTGGAGGTGAGTAGCTGGGAGCTCTCAGTCTTGTCTTGTTGATAGTCAGTGCCTTCCTACAAAGAGGAGGGAGACTACAAAGCTGTGATCAATAAGACATCCACCCGTTCAAATCTGTACAGATCAATAAGACATCTACCCATTCAAAACTGTACAGACCACTAAGACATTCACCTGTTCTGTGTGAGTTAAAGGAATaactttctgtttgtgtgtgtggctgtcttcAGTATAAAGTGCTGCTGTACTCCCTGGATGGTCGTTTGTTGTCCACATACAGTGCCTATGAGTGGTCACTGGGAGTGAAGTCCATTGCCTGGAGCCCCAGCAGTCAGTTCCTAGCCGTTGGCAGCTATGACGAAAAGGTCTGACTTCTCTTCAAGAACCAACCTCAAACTCACCACCTCAATGTACTATTGATGTTATATAGGGAACCGTGAAACTAACTCACTGTGTCTTACAGAGGAAATAAAGTGACTGATGTGGTCATTTCTCCACCAGGTACGCATTCTAAATCACATCACCTGGAAGAACTTAATCGAGTTTGAGCATCCGTCTGTCATCACCAGCACTAAAGCTGTAGGTATTCCTGGATTTACCAACCACAGCTTCACTatctctcacctctcacctgTATATGGCACTGTGGGGAGGTTTAAAGCTTTTCTCATTAAACTAGAGTACAGCACAATCCAGTCACCAGTTATGATATAGAGTATTTGTTCTGATTTTTGAATGCAGATCTCTTGTAAGGGTAAGGTGAATGTCCAATGAAGTGCTGATTTGTCTTATGTATTAggcagtgtgtgagaatgttgtATCAGGACTGTTTAGGTTGGACACTGACATTTCTGAGGGTTGCTTTTGTATAATATTACTGAATGGGTTATGTTTAAGGTTGTGTATAAAGAGGTGGAGAGACGTCCTGTGGTTGGCACTGAAGATCTCTCTGTTCATCACATGACCATGGGAAGTTCCCTCTTCAACACGCAGAGCAAGTGTAAGTCACGCCAAGCCACGAGGGCAGAGTATAgcaccacagaaacacagagactgaaacaCGGTGTGCAAAGCTAAAAAGAAAGTGTAGTGAAACCCAGTCTCACATACTGCACAGCCCAAACATACTCTTAGCATAGAAACACTGGGATTAGTCAGTTTGTATTGCAGTtgtgtatgtggtatgtgtgcatgccaggggttgcacagagtacttgagcagttacatcaattctCGACTTTCTACATTATCGTGGAGTACCCGCTAATCGCCTGATGCTAGGTCGCGTGCACTCAGCttccagttagagcccttggtaaatAAGAGGAATGCTCTAGAACAATGAATTCGAgaacctttttttgttatttttgtcgcTTTCACACAAGTTTCTCGTGTCTTTGTAATGCTCTGGAACAAGTAAACGACTTCTTCAAATCGCCCccctttttggtttgtttggttgaaCTCGTCGTGTTCTTCGGCATGATGCTTACAGACGTGCTTGATTAAGTTGGTTGTGCTTTATTTTGTGTTATATTTTCCGCCATTGTGGACAGTCGTGGGAAAAGCGTGAGACAGATCCGGTTACCAGGCAAGTGCCGTCCGGTTAGCCCGAGAGAGCGATTGAAGCCCTGCGAGCGGGACTGAAGCCCTCTAGTGGCAGGTGCAATGGTCAGCGTGCGTGAATGAAACTTGCTtgcgagagagaatgaaagttgCTTGCGAGAGAAATCCAATGAACAGCGCGCGCGAATGAAAAGTAGCCGCTATCTAGGTTTAATTCTTGAAAATATCTCCCTGTGTCGTTGCCACGACTCATATTGAAACAAAgtagaacacagagaaataaatttCTCCCATATTCACGTGTAGCCGGTTAGTAAGGGCAAGTAGCTGAGTTGTAACTTATGATTTTGATTGCTCATGGAGAGGCAAAGTGGGTCACGTGAATGAACCTGGGAAATGGAATATCCTGTTTGTGTTACCATAAGCATTTACAAACCCAACCAAAGGGGTTGGTAACGTGCAGCTGTACAGCCTTATCAAggaacaaaaattaaaaatagcaTGTGGTGTAGTACACAGGACACAGGGTTTCGAATACAGCCAAAAGCTATTATTATCAGCAACCTGCTTGTACCCCAAACATGAGACTACCATTTTGCTGAGCATGTCCTCTCTATCACTATGCTATGGTTTggtaaattattttgattttatatgATTTCATTGCTCTTTTAGCAAGTGTTCAGTAATGAACTAcaatacatgaataaaacactgaaataaaaatatttgttgtaatttattAATTGGGTCATTATCAGCCTATAATTGTCGTCAGCATGGTGATgatcatcattattatattaCCTAGCTATTCATATTAATTCACCTGGTAAATCAACAGAGATTAACTGGCTAGTTAGCTAGCAAACTGGTTTGAAGCTGCCTAGATTACTGCTACTTTTCATTCACGCGTGCTATCGAATGGACACCGCGCTGTTCAGTGGGTCTATCTCACTAgctactttcattctctctcacaagcatctttcattcacacacactatCGAATGGATCTCTCTTGCACAAAAAGGGTTCGTTCCCTGTCGCGTTTTTCGCACGCCTTTTGTCCACAATGGTGCCTCATAAGTATCATGTGGTATGTGGACAGGCCcttttgattggtcagtttgtATGTATTgcagttgtgtttatttatgtgtgtatatacgtgtgcgtatgtacgtgtgtgcgtgtgtgtgtgtgctagtatCAGGTGGTATTTGGACAGGCTTGTATGTAAGGAGCCTGTGTCTCGGAGGCTGAGGATGGTGACAGAGTCGTAGAAAGTTCCTTAGTGTAATAATGATGACCAACTCTCTCTGTGGCCTGAGCTACACAAATGCCCTTTTTCATGTTTGGACATGACACTCAGACAGGGACTCAGCCTCTCCTTGCTCCTTAAACCAAGACCCTGTCTGAATGATGTCCTCCACTGTTTTTGGCCAGGTTCATTCAGTTTAACCCAGACACGGCACcagcttcacacacagacacacagttatttTATACTACAGCCTCAAGCACTATTGTCTCTATTGCAAAAAATCATGTCTTGCATGTGTTTCTGGTGAAGAATGCGACTTTGTGTTATATAATATGACTTTTAGGCCTCATCTAAACTCATTTCTCTATAGCTTTCATCAGTTTGTGCAGTGTAACCCTAAGGAACGAGGGAGGGGACACTCACAGAACACATAAGTCACCAGCCCAGTTGGCCCAGCCAATGCTAACTGCTCTCACATCAGTGATAACATCTCTCACATCAGTACCCCAACAGTGAGATGTCCTGTATATCGGAGAATCTGTGAGACATCTGTGGAGAAGCATGGCTCTAAAAAAATGGAACTCTGTAATGTACAGTTACTGCAGCTGTTTTGCTCATTTCATTCCAGATGAGATCGTTCCACCCCCAGTCCAGGTGCCAATAGTGAAGCCAGACCCAGACCGAGCGAATCCCAAAATCGGCATTTCCTCCATGGCTTTCAGCCCAGATAATCGCTACCTCGCAACCAGGAATGGTAAGAGCCTGATGAGGGGCGCTACCCTGCGTCAGGCCTAGAGTGACTTTCCCTGTTCTGAAAATGAAGTAAACTTTAAGAAAGGGTGGAAcagcagttcatttttttttcaaactgtgtgCCCCTTGCTCTACTTGGTAGCCGTGACAGTCACGGGAAGTACCCAGTGCCTGCCCACTCAGTCTGGTATTATAGTTATTCACTCCCTTATCCTGTGGGTGTTTCCCCATGTGTTCAACACTGACCACAGGTTTTCCACATTCAAAATCACTGCTgaacctttgtctctctgtctgtatcagGGGACGGGTATGAGACAGGAGCTGGGTTTCATAATGAATCTATAGTGATGgtctgtggggttgtcagttgtgtgctatttatttatttatttaatttttgacGTTTTGCTAAACCCCAGACAACATGCCCCAGAGTGTGTGGATTTGGGACATGCAGAGACTGAGTTTGTTGGCTGTGCTGGAGCAGACAGCTCCAGTTCGCTGTTTCATGTGGGATCCCTGCAGGCCGAGACTGGCCCTCTGTTCTGCCAATGCCAAGGTCTACCTCTGGTCTCCGGccggctgtgtgtctgtgaaggtGCCAGTGGAAGGTATGGACATATCccaataaaacacactgcttaTCTTTCTAAACACATGGATAATGCTATGTAACACAATTTTGGTTCCTGAGTTGGAAGTGTTATTTCCTAATTGCTTATGCCTGAAAAGTAGAGAAAATGGCTATTATTCCCTTCAAACTTTGCTTTTGTCACCTACACAATGATGTCTTGAAATGTACCTGTTTCCAGTGCGAATTTACACATTTTCTTTCacataaagtaaaaaaacaacatataatCAAAATTAACATGCTTTTATACTAAAGTCATATAAAAGTGGCCACAAAAGATTTAGAAGTGAGTAGTTTTTTGAGATTTACAATAATACTGTAAATCACCTTCAAGAATCAGCCCCCAAATATAGTCTCCCATCACGTTCTCGTCATACGCTCCTTGGctaaaggcggggaaacaccttggacagatcgccagtccatcgcagggcagacacacagaaacattcacGCACCCAgaggcaatttagtatctccagttcacctgacttgcatgtccttgggaggaaactggagctcccggaggaaacccaaactccacacagaaaggaccctggctgggaatcgaacccagacccttcttgctgtgaggcgacagcgctacctgCTGCTACCCTCTGTGCTGCCTTTAAGGCCCAGTTTTATGTGCAGTGGTGTTATCAACACCTTCCAGGGGTCCACCAGTGGTTCCCATTTGATATTGTTCTCCCCACGGAGAACTCGGTCCCCTTCTCCACCTCATCCAGGCAGCTGGTAACCTGGTGGCAGGCGAACTGCCTATCTGAACGTCAGCAAAACCAGGGTTGTGGATTGTGGACGTGGTTGTGCACTTCAGAAGGAAGCAGCGGCAGACCTACACCCCACTCATGATTGGCGGGACCCaagaagagagaatgagttgCTTCAAGTATCTTGGAGTACATATCTTTGAGGACCTGGCCTGGACTAATCACATTCAAGCTCAGGTAAAAAAGGCCAGACAATGGTTGCACCACCTAAGACTGCTAAGGAAATTCAGGGTCCTCCCAGTGATTCTGAAAACTTTCTATACCGAGGCCATAGAAAGTACATTGACTCAGTGCATCTCGGTGTGGCATGCAAACTGTTCTGTCCAGGACCGCAAAGCCCTGCAGAGAGCGGTGCACTTAGCTGAGTGCATTTCCAGAACAGCCTTCCCCTCTCTACATGACATCTACACCAGGCGATGCAGTACCAGAGCTGTCAAAATTTTTAAGGACTCCACCCATCCCAGTAACAGTTCAGTTTGCTGAAATCCGGCAAGCGCTTCCGCAGTCTGTGGAACTCTGGAAAGTTCTATATCAGCTTCTTAGCACTGAATCtatctggaatgttctggaatataagtagatttcaaaatatcactGTCCTGGTCACAAAAGCAAAATTTGAGGGGAATAATAGCCATTTTCTGTATTCTTTAGGCATAAGCAACTGGAAAATAACACTTACTACCcaggaacaaaaataaataaataaataaataaatgcaaatttgtTACACGGTGTAATTAAACATTTTGGTCTGCAGGATGTAGACAGATATTTGTACCGCAAGAGGTAGTTCACTCTTTTTAAGTTGAATGGAGAGATATAAGTGTATGAAAGTGACAGTTTACCCAGCTTCCTTTTAAAATTAGTTTGTATCCTTCTTCCAGCTGTcccattgtctgtgtgttttctgttgttctcaGAGAGTTTCCAGGTGGTGTCCCTGTTTTGGCATTGCAGTGGAGGCATCCTTATCCTGCTGGGAAAAGACCAGCTATGTCTCTGCTACATGGACACAGAGCAGGACAAATAAACTCCACATGGCACATCCTATGAGGCCCAGACGTTCACATAAGCACTTCCAAAGACCTGAGCACTCCACAAGGAAGGATGGAGAATGTTGCTCCAAAGAATGTAAAAAATCTCACTGTAGGAAATACAGTGCCTTACAAATATATTCACTTCCTTGTAGCCAATACACACTCAGTAACTGACTCTCAGACTGGAATgaagtcagtttg containing:
- the wrap73 gene encoding WD repeat-containing protein WRAP73, producing MNFSEVFKQSNQLCKVSPNGKYLATCVQYRLVVRDVNTLQILHLYSCLDQVGYMEWSSDSLFILCAMYKRGLVQVWSLEQPDWHCKIDEGSIGLVSSRWSPDGRHILNTTEFHLRITVWSLCNKSVSYIKYPKACQKGMDFSSDGRYMALAERRDCKDFISVFVCDDWHLLRHFETETQDLAGVEWSPNCCVLAVWDSCLEYKVLLYSLDGRLLSTYSAYEWSLGVKSIAWSPSSQFLAVGSYDEKVRILNHITWKNLIEFEHPSVITSTKAVVYKEVERRPVVGTEDLSVHHMTMGSSLFNTQSKYEIVPPPVQVPIVKPDPDRANPKIGISSMAFSPDNRYLATRNDNMPQSVWIWDMQRLSLLAVLEQTAPVRCFMWDPCRPRLALCSANAKVYLWSPAGCVSVKVPVEESFQVVSLFWHCSGGILILLGKDQLCLCYMDTEQDK